A genome region from Salinigranum halophilum includes the following:
- a CDS encoding zinc-dependent alcohol dehydrogenase family protein: MRVASLTDVGEIEVREQDQPEPGPNEVVLRVGACGICTTDLHMYHGSFAVDFPVVPGHESAGTVAEIGDDVTRVAPGDRVAMNPTVSCGACSYCKRGETNLCESATSIGGAADRVLDGSFADYVLVPEANVEPVGDMPFRHAALAEPLGCCVHAADRSGVGQADSVAIIGAGPIGLLLLQTLRNRGAGPIAVSELDPKRRELAAELGADLVVDPEAGDPVETIREEIGEVDAGIEVVGLVPTIEQAHEVTAKGGTTLIVGVPRQDVAMEISPFDFFYNDLDLRGTFALTRDSFQRAVSLLKHGRIDADSLITEEVGLEEIPAAFEQMENNEGLKKVVVPGGSE; the protein is encoded by the coding sequence ATGCGCGTAGCGTCGCTGACAGACGTCGGCGAGATAGAGGTACGAGAGCAGGACCAGCCTGAACCAGGGCCGAACGAAGTCGTGTTACGCGTCGGTGCGTGCGGCATCTGCACGACCGACCTTCACATGTATCACGGGTCCTTCGCCGTCGACTTCCCGGTCGTGCCCGGGCACGAAAGCGCAGGAACCGTCGCCGAAATCGGCGACGACGTCACGAGAGTGGCGCCCGGCGACCGCGTCGCGATGAATCCCACGGTGTCGTGTGGTGCCTGCTCGTACTGCAAGCGAGGGGAGACCAACCTCTGCGAGAGCGCGACCTCGATCGGCGGTGCCGCCGACCGCGTTCTCGACGGCTCGTTCGCCGACTACGTGCTCGTGCCCGAAGCCAACGTCGAGCCGGTCGGCGATATGCCGTTCCGTCACGCAGCGCTCGCGGAACCACTCGGCTGCTGTGTCCACGCCGCCGACCGGAGCGGCGTCGGGCAGGCCGACAGCGTCGCGATAATCGGCGCGGGACCGATTGGCCTCCTGTTGCTGCAGACGCTCCGGAATCGCGGTGCGGGCCCGATTGCGGTGTCGGAGCTCGACCCCAAGCGCCGCGAACTCGCCGCCGAGCTGGGTGCCGACCTCGTCGTCGACCCCGAAGCGGGCGACCCCGTCGAAACCATCCGGGAAGAGATCGGCGAAGTCGACGCCGGCATCGAGGTCGTCGGACTGGTCCCGACCATCGAACAGGCCCACGAGGTGACCGCCAAGGGTGGGACGACCCTCATCGTGGGCGTTCCGAGACAGGACGTGGCGATGGAGATCAGCCCCTTCGACTTCTTCTACAACGACCTGGACCTCCGAGGCACGTTCGCTCTCACGCGGGACTCGTTCCAGCGCGCCGTTTCGCTCCTCAAACACGGTCGTATCGACGCCGACTCGCTCATCACCGAAGAGGTCGGCCTCGAGGAGATTCCGGCCGCGTTCGAACAGATGGAGAACAACGAGGGACTGAAGAAAGTCGTCGTCCCCGGCGGCAGCGAATAA
- a CDS encoding sugar ABC transporter substrate-binding protein, with amino-acid sequence MTSRRNILKGIGAAGIAGLAGCAGGQGGNQSGSGDSGGDGGSGSDDGSSQGTTVGDTESSGSDTQRFAVSMKSMGQAGLYVQGQAAKWYTQDRDDVEITILDAQFDASKQTQDAINAINQGLDGILLNPFDAKASRRIVEAATEEDIPVMNFDTATLSEDVVMGALFGQYAGGQVAGERFTQMIEEKGIENPTVITSVFNFESTTSQARLYGFTENIPDSVEVVNRIESDGTPEDSAPQTQSALQANPDVDAIYSNNVGSGMGALTALDQMDMYYTKDNEDHVMAFGIDGGPELNQRIGSGYYDFAVDQPLHMYAPLTLELMWGYLENGESALPQVGDTVTPGEDLSIEDKTVEGINPWSEQFWGPAEMTEYEAEDTAWWPWMKCQHAMITQENADAPYLYGNVYREIEGSN; translated from the coding sequence ATGACAAGTAGACGTAACATCCTCAAGGGGATCGGAGCAGCGGGCATCGCCGGCCTCGCCGGCTGTGCAGGTGGACAGGGCGGTAACCAGTCGGGGAGCGGTGACAGTGGTGGTGATGGTGGTAGCGGCAGCGACGACGGGTCGAGCCAGGGAACCACGGTCGGTGACACTGAAAGCTCGGGCAGCGACACACAGCGGTTCGCCGTCTCGATGAAGTCGATGGGTCAGGCCGGTCTGTACGTGCAGGGGCAGGCCGCGAAGTGGTACACCCAGGACCGTGACGACGTCGAGATCACCATCCTGGACGCCCAGTTCGACGCCTCGAAACAGACGCAGGACGCCATCAACGCGATCAACCAGGGGCTCGACGGCATCTTGCTGAACCCCTTCGACGCCAAGGCGTCGCGCAGAATCGTCGAGGCGGCGACGGAGGAGGACATCCCGGTGATGAACTTCGACACGGCGACGCTGTCGGAAGACGTCGTCATGGGTGCGCTCTTCGGTCAGTACGCCGGGGGGCAGGTCGCAGGCGAGCGGTTCACCCAGATGATCGAGGAGAAGGGCATCGAGAACCCCACGGTCATCACGAGTGTCTTCAACTTCGAGTCCACGACGAGTCAGGCGCGCCTGTACGGCTTCACCGAGAACATCCCCGACAGCGTCGAGGTCGTCAACCGCATCGAGAGTGACGGGACGCCCGAGGACTCCGCTCCTCAGACGCAGAGTGCTCTCCAGGCCAACCCCGACGTCGACGCCATCTACTCCAACAACGTCGGCAGTGGGATGGGTGCGCTGACGGCGCTCGACCAGATGGACATGTACTACACGAAGGACAACGAGGACCACGTCATGGCGTTCGGTATCGACGGTGGTCCCGAACTCAACCAGCGGATCGGGAGCGGGTACTACGACTTCGCGGTCGACCAGCCCCTCCACATGTATGCACCGCTGACGCTCGAACTGATGTGGGGCTACCTCGAGAACGGTGAGAGCGCGCTCCCGCAGGTCGGAGACACGGTCACGCCCGGTGAGGACCTCTCGATCGAGGACAAGACGGTCGAGGGCATCAACCCGTGGTCCGAACAGTTCTGGGGCCCCGCCGAGATGACCGAGTACGAGGCCGAAGACACCGCCTGGTGGCCCTGGATGAAGTGCCAGCACGCGATGATCACCCAGGAGAACGCCGACGCCCCCTACCTCTACGGTAACGTCTACCGTGAGATCGAGGGGTCGAACTGA
- a CDS encoding ABC transporter permease, whose translation MSTLSNVSSTVSELQGDRTRMLLFALDNLIWPILLVAFIVFSLLLPEIFTQYRNIEFLLYTSAGLGAITLAEAICLISGNFDLSVGSIAGFSSMFTALFLTSWFSGAPGIVGILVILAVGGGIGFLNGFFIAKFDVNPFLQTLSALIVFEGGILVLSTRSVYELPESYLWLGGGEVALGGLLPQSVPIAVFFMLGLFVTVWFVLMKTRFGRAVYAVGGDEESAAEAGIDTDRVVIAVFVLSGMLAATGGLLLTGFNGGATPTLGTSQLFPAFTAAVIGGVSLFGGRGNVFNALGGVLLLSTIAAGLVMLNIDPQVVQTINGLVLFAAILLYTFVQRFRGRLLSDL comes from the coding sequence ATGAGCACACTATCCAACGTCAGTTCGACGGTCTCTGAACTGCAGGGCGACCGGACGCGGATGCTGTTGTTCGCGCTGGACAACCTCATCTGGCCCATCCTGTTAGTCGCGTTTATCGTCTTCTCGTTACTCCTCCCCGAGATATTCACCCAGTACCGGAACATCGAGTTCCTCCTGTACACGAGCGCCGGGCTCGGAGCCATCACGCTCGCGGAGGCCATCTGCCTCATCAGTGGGAACTTCGACCTGTCGGTCGGGTCCATCGCGGGGTTCTCGTCGATGTTCACCGCGCTGTTCCTCACGAGCTGGTTCAGCGGGGCGCCGGGCATCGTCGGCATCCTGGTTATCCTCGCGGTCGGTGGTGGAATTGGCTTCCTGAACGGGTTCTTCATCGCCAAGTTCGACGTGAACCCGTTCCTCCAGACGCTGTCTGCGCTCATCGTCTTCGAGGGAGGCATCTTGGTCCTGTCGACGCGGTCCGTTTACGAACTCCCGGAGAGCTACCTGTGGCTCGGCGGTGGAGAGGTGGCGCTCGGGGGGCTGCTCCCACAGTCGGTTCCCATTGCCGTCTTCTTCATGCTCGGCCTCTTCGTCACGGTGTGGTTCGTCCTGATGAAGACCCGGTTCGGCCGAGCGGTGTACGCGGTCGGTGGCGACGAGGAGTCAGCCGCCGAAGCCGGCATCGATACGGACCGTGTGGTCATCGCCGTCTTCGTCCTCTCGGGTATGCTGGCCGCGACCGGCGGCCTCCTCCTGACGGGGTTCAACGGCGGGGCGACGCCGACGCTCGGAACCTCGCAGCTGTTCCCCGCGTTCACCGCTGCCGTCATCGGCGGCGTGAGCCTGTTCGGCGGCCGGGGGAACGTCTTCAACGCGCTCGGCGGGGTCCTGTTGCTGAGTACCATCGCCGCCGGACTCGTCATGCTGAACATCGACCCGCAGGTCGTCCAGACCATCAACGGCCTCGTGCTGTTCGCGGCCATCCTGCTGTACACCTTCGTCCAGCGGTTCCGGGGGCGGCTGCTCTCGGACCTCTGA
- a CDS encoding extracellular solute-binding protein — MTDGYRRRQYLKGAGATSLGVLGALAGCTRGGSSSDGGSSSSGSSDGSSGGSGDSSGGGSDGGSSSSEELPIPLSEYDSADIDWQQFEGDQINIGAVQHPWVQAIKPAIPVFEELTGIDVQWNILPENQFRTKRQTDASTGAGQFDVFFMDQVVNQFRNEGWLQPLDPYFNDESLYDESFYKPNDLFESSRWQAHGGGYSDNWTGLPITVEVQTQFYRQDLYDKHDLEVAETWQQHRENAKVIDENEDVAGTSGRGQKGYGMNIYILNTFLRQKGTSLWSDFPNDSGLDTQGVIEAAEYYTSLLQDYGPDGASTQTWSDVQAAMAEGQTGHIVADANMFWGGLTNDESNVADTVQIAKVPKPEGGELNPNAFNWQISTSTNAQNSEQGFLFMLWATSPPTDLWINTESSGVFSVRQSTWENDDYISKVGEDYAQVSLESLKASAPDPFDRKYPEWGQRYSEELQRAITGQKPAEKAMKDAAATAEDIYSG, encoded by the coding sequence ATGACAGACGGATACCGTAGACGACAGTACCTGAAAGGGGCTGGAGCGACGAGTTTAGGTGTTCTGGGTGCTCTCGCTGGCTGTACCCGTGGCGGGTCGAGTTCGGACGGCGGGAGTTCGAGTAGCGGGTCGAGCGATGGGTCGAGCGGTGGATCCGGCGACAGTTCCGGTGGCGGCTCGGACGGCGGGTCGAGTTCCTCCGAGGAACTCCCCATCCCACTCAGCGAGTACGACAGCGCGGACATCGACTGGCAACAGTTCGAGGGCGACCAGATCAACATCGGTGCAGTCCAGCATCCGTGGGTCCAGGCCATCAAGCCTGCCATCCCGGTCTTCGAGGAACTCACTGGCATCGACGTCCAGTGGAACATCCTGCCGGAGAACCAGTTCCGGACCAAGCGCCAGACCGACGCGAGCACCGGTGCTGGGCAGTTCGACGTGTTCTTCATGGACCAGGTCGTCAACCAGTTCCGCAACGAGGGCTGGCTCCAGCCGCTCGACCCGTACTTCAACGACGAGAGCCTCTACGACGAGAGCTTCTACAAGCCCAACGACCTCTTCGAGTCGTCGCGGTGGCAGGCCCACGGTGGTGGCTACAGCGACAACTGGACCGGCCTCCCCATCACAGTCGAGGTCCAGACCCAGTTCTACCGCCAGGACCTCTACGACAAACACGATCTGGAGGTCGCCGAGACGTGGCAACAGCACCGCGAGAACGCCAAGGTCATCGACGAGAACGAAGATGTCGCCGGGACGTCCGGTCGTGGCCAGAAGGGCTACGGGATGAACATCTACATCCTGAACACGTTCCTCCGCCAGAAGGGGACCAGCCTCTGGAGCGACTTCCCCAACGACTCCGGTCTCGACACCCAGGGCGTCATCGAGGCAGCAGAGTACTACACGAGCCTCCTGCAGGACTACGGGCCGGACGGCGCGTCGACTCAGACCTGGTCCGACGTCCAGGCGGCGATGGCGGAAGGGCAGACTGGCCACATCGTCGCTGACGCCAACATGTTCTGGGGCGGCCTGACCAACGACGAGTCCAACGTCGCCGACACCGTCCAAATCGCGAAGGTTCCCAAGCCGGAAGGCGGCGAGCTGAATCCGAACGCGTTCAACTGGCAGATCTCGACGTCCACGAACGCGCAGAACTCCGAGCAGGGCTTCCTGTTCATGCTGTGGGCGACGTCCCCACCGACCGACCTCTGGATAAACACGGAGAGCAGCGGTGTGTTCTCCGTGCGCCAGTCCACCTGGGAGAACGACGACTACATCTCGAAAGTCGGAGAGGACTACGCACAGGTCTCGCTCGAATCGCTCAAGGCCTCGGCGCCTGACCCGTTCGACCGGAAGTACCCCGAATGGGGCCAGCGCTACTCCGAGGAACTGCAGCGGGCCATCACCGGCCAGAAACCCGCCGAGAAGGCGATGAAGGACGCCGCGGCGACTGCCGAAGACATCTACAGCGGCTGA
- a CDS encoding SDR family NAD(P)-dependent oxidoreductase: MDCDLTGKTAIVSGSGRGMGRASAEELARNGADVVVNDIDETVAEETAAEIRDLGVDAVGVPADVSDETEVAAMVETATDELGPVDILVNNAGVGDAGPFLDDEYDGTFELNLDVHLRGALNCTREVVDGMVEQGYGKIINFTSIHTKNGVGMSPAYDVAKYSLLGLTKSLALELGREGVRVNAVAPGWANTRLTEGFSDAVTEQILDNNPLGRFAEPEEVADAVTFLAAPASDYVNGHELRVDGGQVPIDSWRLDRR; the protein is encoded by the coding sequence ATGGATTGCGACCTCACAGGCAAGACTGCGATTGTCAGTGGATCGGGGCGGGGAATGGGGCGAGCGTCTGCCGAAGAACTGGCGCGAAACGGGGCGGACGTCGTCGTCAACGACATCGACGAGACGGTGGCCGAAGAGACCGCAGCCGAGATTCGCGACCTCGGTGTCGACGCGGTCGGCGTTCCCGCAGACGTGAGCGACGAAACGGAAGTGGCTGCGATGGTCGAGACCGCGACTGACGAACTCGGTCCGGTCGACATCCTCGTCAACAACGCGGGTGTGGGCGACGCGGGACCGTTCCTGGACGACGAGTACGACGGAACCTTCGAGCTGAACCTCGACGTACACCTCCGTGGCGCGCTGAACTGCACGCGCGAAGTGGTCGACGGGATGGTCGAACAGGGCTACGGGAAGATAATCAATTTCACTTCGATCCACACGAAAAACGGTGTCGGGATGTCACCCGCCTACGACGTCGCGAAGTACAGCCTTCTGGGATTGACGAAGAGCCTCGCCCTCGAACTCGGGCGGGAAGGGGTCCGCGTCAACGCGGTCGCCCCCGGGTGGGCCAACACGAGGCTGACGGAGGGATTCAGCGATGCGGTCACCGAGCAGATCCTCGACAACAACCCACTGGGACGGTTCGCCGAGCCCGAGGAGGTCGCCGACGCGGTCACGTTCCTGGCCGCTCCGGCGAGCGACTACGTCAACGGTCACGAACTCCGTGTCGACGGCGGCCAGGTCCCCATCGACAGCTGGCGACTGGACCGTCGATAG
- a CDS encoding ATP-binding cassette domain-containing protein — MTTGSSQPRIEVEHVEKRFGTVEALSDVTLTLGDNEVLGLVGDNGAGKSTFIKTLVGIHQPDGGEIRFNGEPVTIDGPKHARKLGIGTVYQDLALVDELSVAENLFLGRMPVKKVGGLLSVVDQKQMKEEAERILSEHLEIHVDPDTPVEYLSGGERQAVAIGRALVTDPDIVLLDEPTSALSKAAVEHVEELVAQLRDSGHSVILIDHNLEEVLSMTDRIAVLFQGRIVDVVDAEDVTRDDVVSMMVSGQSTREEGDDEPLGRQADTTSSSSSTA, encoded by the coding sequence ATGACCACCGGAAGTTCACAACCACGAATCGAGGTAGAACACGTCGAGAAGCGCTTCGGCACTGTGGAGGCCCTCTCGGACGTCACACTCACGCTCGGAGACAACGAGGTCCTTGGGCTCGTCGGCGACAACGGTGCCGGCAAGTCGACCTTCATCAAGACACTCGTCGGCATCCACCAGCCCGACGGCGGCGAGATAAGGTTCAACGGAGAGCCAGTCACCATCGACGGCCCGAAACACGCCCGGAAGCTCGGCATCGGGACCGTCTATCAGGACCTCGCACTCGTCGACGAACTATCCGTCGCCGAGAACCTCTTCCTCGGCCGGATGCCGGTGAAGAAAGTGGGCGGCCTCCTCTCGGTCGTCGACCAGAAACAGATGAAAGAGGAGGCCGAGCGTATCCTGAGCGAGCACCTCGAAATCCACGTCGACCCTGATACGCCGGTCGAGTATCTCTCCGGCGGCGAGCGACAGGCGGTCGCCATCGGGCGCGCCCTCGTCACCGACCCCGACATCGTCCTCCTCGACGAACCGACGTCCGCGCTCTCGAAGGCTGCCGTCGAACACGTCGAAGAGCTCGTCGCGCAGTTACGCGACAGCGGTCACTCGGTCATCCTGATCGACCACAACCTCGAGGAGGTGTTGTCGATGACCGACCGCATCGCCGTGCTCTTCCAGGGGCGTATCGTCGACGTCGTCGACGCCGAGGACGTCACCCGCGACGACGTGGTCAGCATGATGGTCTCGGGACAGTCCACCCGCGAGGAGGGAGACGACGAACCGCTCGGCCGCCAGGCGGACACCACCTCGTCGAGTTCGTCCACAGCGTGA